aagccgtcggaaggtTGAAAAGTTCGAGAGGTTGAAGAAAGGATCCGGATGTTCGTTTTGCATCTGACGGCTGGAAAGAATCGACAGACCCAGTTTAAGTAATCAGTCACACCTAGCCACTCTCATATCCATGTACCAAAATTTATGGAAGTTCATTTTTTTACAGTTCAACTAAAGCATTGAAACTTGCTAGAGTTTGGCTGAAATCCTACCGAAGTTTCAGAAAATATATAAAATTTCAAGTCATGCCTACGTTTAGCTCAAATTCATCACGAGTCACCGATAGTTTGCAAAACTTGCAAAAAGAAAGTGTCACCATTATATTTTGGCTGCTACAAACAATTCGAAGACCCACCTTCATTGTTTTGTTGTTGGGTTGGGCGGGTCATTGACGAGGACCTACTTTTGTCTCATGATACGTTAATAACGTGTCTAGATATATttgtatctagataaatctaagacaaccTTTTGAGACTAAGCAAGTATTTTGGTGCATAGTTGATTGACTGAGATTTCCGAAATCTTTCTCGAAATTTCATTCAAATTAAATGGGAACGCAAGTTTCTTTTTCTCTCGGAGGAAGCCCCCATATATATTTGAATTGTTTCAGGCATACACCACGTCAGCGCGGAGAGGAACACCATTCTTCATTTAGCCGCAGAGCATGGCCACGACGAGCTAATCCAAGAGCTTGCCAGCTTCGGGGACAAGAGCTTGCTGTCTTCCCGGAACTCGGCTCTGGACGCGCCTCTGCACTGCGCTGCGAGGGCGGGGCATGACAAGGTCGTATCCCTCCTCGTCCAGCTCGCCCAGGACTGCGGAGATGAGGGCACCTTGTGGTGCAAGGACGAGGCTGGGGACACGGCCCTTCATCTGGCGGCGAGGCTCGGCCATGGCGCGGCCGTTGAGGCTATGGTCTCCGTGGTGCCCGACCTGGCCTCTGAGGTTAACGACGCCGGCGTGTCGCCGCTGTACTTGGCGGTGATGAGCAGATCGGTGCGAGCCGTCAGAGCAATAACGAGGTGCGGCGACGCGTCAGCTGCCGGCCCGAGCTCGCAGAACGCTCTGCACGCCGCCGTCTTCCAGGGCTCAGGTCAGCTTGGTAGCTAGCTTCTCCTTGATATTCTAATTTCTAAAAGTACATGCATAATTGTCAATGCTCGGCTGATATGTACTATTGCCATCGATGTGAACATTGTCAGAAATGGTCAGGCTGCTACTGGAGTGGAAGCCATGTGGCCCATCCCTGGCTAGCCAAGCCGACGGCACCGGCAGTACTCCGCTGCATTTCGCTTCGTCCGACGGCGACCTCTCCATCGTACGTGCCATCCTGAGCGCCGTGCCGCCGTCGGCGGTGCACATGCGGGACTCTGGCGGCCTCTCTGCTCTCCACGTCGCGGCAGGGATGGGCCACGTCCGCGTCGCCGAGGCGCTGATGAAagcctgccccgacgccgccgagcTGAGGGACGACCGCGGCGGAACCTTCGCGCACGCCGCGGCCAGGGGAGGCCACTCCAAGGTCGTGCGGCTGGCCATCAAGAAACCGACGCTGCACGGCATCCTCAACACCCAGGACAGGGACGGCAACACGGCTCTCCACCTGGCGGTGGCCGCACGCGCGCCGGCCGTGGCGGAGGCCCTGATGTGGAAGGGGAAAGTGCGAGCCGATGTCATGAACAACGAGGGGCAGACGCCGCTGGATCTCGCCGCGAAATCGACCAGTTTCTTCTCCATGGTAAGTCTGGTGGCCACACTGGACGCATTCGGCGCGCAGTCCCGTCCTCAAAGGCGGGACCATGTCCAGCAATGGAACAACCACGACATAACAAAGGCGATAGAGAAGACGTCCGACAGCCTCGCGGTGATCGCCGTTCTCGTTGCTGGCGTCGCCTTCACCGCGGCCAACAATATACCCGGGTCGTACGAGCAAGATGGTAACCTCAAAGGCATGGCAGTCCTCCAGACGAAGGCCATCTTCAAATGCTTCATTATTCTGGACAGCCTCGCCCTGGTGACCTCCGTGCTCGCCGTGGTCCTGCTCGTCTACGGCAAGGCGTCACGCTCCGCCGGGTCGTGGAAAACCTTCACGGCAGCGCTGCACTGCCTGTGGTTGTCCCTGATCAGCATGGTCCTGGCATTCTATGCGGCTCTGGCAGCCGTCACGAGCACGAGGGCGGTCCACGACATCAGCTACGTCATCATAAACGGTGCCCTTTGCCTGATGTTAGCCGTGGTCACGCATTTGGTCAGCCCTCGCGTGTCCTACCACACACTGTGGAAGTACCTTTGGCACCAATGTGGCTTGAAAGGACGTCAAGGTGTCATCCGTAGGCGTATCAGGCAGCAGTATCCAGTTGTCGGTGCTTTCGTGCGCAATCTGCTTCTGTTCAGGGCTGTATATTATGTTCTAGTGCCTGCTGGTTTTGTCATAGTCTGGGCACTCGGTGACCGTGCGGCAAGAGAGATGAAGCAATTGATGTAAGTATATTTTAAATACATATTTCGTTTAAATATTATCTTTTCAATCAACAGGGCTTCGCCCCGCCCTGGCCCCATTTTCACTGAAACGAAACGAAACGAAACCGTACACAGTTCAGTAGTCCAGAACTAAAAAATAAATAAGAGGTAATATTACCGGAGTTATAGAACTTGCGCTCAATATTCAGTTTGAtgttaaaattttaaaaatatggacttttttttaaaacgaaacaaaagacttgccattttcattgattaagaagaagagaattgttcGGTTAATTGTCAAAAACTAGGCTAAAACTGATACAACACAACCCATATAACATGGGCACCAACGGCCAACCTGGCCCCCGACATGGAACAGAAGCCATGACGGCACATGCCAACGGATAGTCACACACGCAAGCAAACGTCAGCTTCGACTTTGGCGACGAGCAACACAACGGAAATATGCAGCACTTGCGACGACCATGCCCTCCGCAAACGACTACCGAATGCATGTCATCTTCACCACCTGGACTCGCTCCAACGCAGCTCCGACTTCAAAGCAACCACAgaagagcacctcggacacgccggGAAGAACCGACTACCGAAGACCACGCCGCGacccaatgtcaggaccccgatcctaagtcacaccgatctagcatgtaacacatcatatcactttgcggcctcacgcacggtattccacgggtgccaccttacctggcccatgaccgtttgcgccttttggctcacgtacatgatagtgtcgctagcatccatatgacaaagaacccgggccgacatgactaatcgtgaacccaaagtggcactaacttatagggacaggcatacatgacccagcaacgaacgtgtcggtcatcagcgagtgaatccgggctgtagcagctgggctaacaggactccgggaacccgggctgtagcaggctagcaggactccggaagtcatcgcgtgacatttccccgaagggacagacacaagaacgaagtgggacacatgccgaccagtctgagtgttccggagcagtagtaactgagctagcaagactccggtaaaccgggctgtagcagactaccatggctcagtggaagcaccagactacattttcccataagagaggtcaccaaggatagacaactaggttgtcggattccacacataccaagcatttcagtcatacacacaatatgctcgatatgtgtaaatacaacatgacatcacaacaaaactctacgactcaaagtatttattcaataggctccgaggagcgagatattacaaacatgcgtctcatgacccagcattcagagcatacaagtcaaagcacatgcgaaaacttaacatgtctgagtatagacatctacaactgaaaaaaggctgagaagcctgactatctaccagatcctgccgagagcacaagatcgtagctgaggtatcaagctaaacgtcgaagtccacacggaactactagcgagactggagtctctctgcaaaacaataaattaagcaaacgtgagtacaaatgtacccagcaagacttacatcagaactaactacatatgcatcggtatcaacaaagggggtggtggagtttaactgtagcaagccagctttgactcggtggctatcctaaactacgactgcaagtaactcttttgaggtggcgcacacgagtccacatattcaccatatcaatacaccactatggatccgctcccgtctccctacgagaatgccatccatagcactcacgcttatcttgcgcattttagagtatccactttcacttgtctatgaactgtataggcaacctagaggtcctttaccgcggacgcggctatttgaatagatcatttataaccctgcagggctgtacttcttcacacatgttatcaccacttagcgtctgcacacgacattgttggggaacgtagtaatttaaaaaaatttcctacgcacacgcaagatcatggtgatgcatagcaacgagaggggagagtattgtgcacgtaccctcgtagaccgaaagcggaagcgttaacacaacgcggttgatgtagtcgtacgtcttcatgatccgaccgatcaagtaccgaacgcacggcaccttcgagttcagcacacgttcagctcgatgacgtccctcgaactccgatccagccgagtgttgagggagagtttcgtcagcacgacggcgtggtgacgatgatggtgttctaccgacacagggcttcgcctaagcactgctacgatattatgaggtgtaatatggtggaggggggcaccgcacacggctaagagatcaatgatcaattgttgtgtctatggggtgccccctgcccccgtatataaaggagcaaggggggaggcggccggccaaggaggagggcgcgccaaggggggagtcctactcccaccgggagtaggactcctcctttccttgttggagtaggtgagaaggaaagagggggagagggagaaggaaaaagggggctgcaccccttgtccaattcagaccagaggggggtgcgcgcctccttccttttggcctctctctgtTAGATCCGTCGGGATCGGTTAGACTAGATATTCCGGTAGTTCTTACCTTCTGCTTGTGGCTCGAGGAGCcaccggtgccggccatggtgacgGTGGCCGGTGTTGGCAGAGAGTAGTGGGCGAAGTGATGGCGGCGCTTCCCatcagcactgcactaaccctagatcggtaggggattAGGTGGGGTGTACGGTGTTGTGACGAACCTCGTGATGCGAGCcgccggcccccacctctttatatagtgcaggtgacaggggcccgtcaaccatagTCGGTTGAGCACCCCCGATCAGGGCGCagatctaagggcccggtgggccgttgggcccacacggtggagatcatcctaacactctcctctattcccgtatggcccaataaggcccaatacttctccccggcgaattcccgtaactctccggtactccgataaatacccgaatcactcggaacctttccgaagtccgaatatagtcgtccaatatatcgatctttacgtctcggccatttcgagactcctcgtcatgtccctgatctcatccggaactccgaactccttcggtacatcaaaacacataaactcataatataaccgtcatctaactttaagcgtgcggaccctacgggttcgagaactatgtagacatgaccgagacacgtctccggtcaataaccaatagcggaacctggatgctcgtattggctcccacatattctacgaagatctttatcggtcaaaccgcataacaacatacgttgttccctttgtcaccggtatgttacttgcccgagattcgatcgtcggtatctccatacctagttcaatctcgttaccagcaagtctctttactcgttccgtaatacatcatcccgcaactaactcattagttacaatgcctgcaaggcttatagtgatgtgcattactgagtgggcccagagatacctctccgacaatcggagtgacaaatcctaatctcgaaatacgccaacccaacaagtaccttcggagacacttgtagagcacctttataatcacccagttacgttgtgacgtttggtagcacacaaagtgttcctccggtaaacgggagttgcataatctcatagtcataggaacatgtataagtcatgaagaaagcaatagcaacatactaaacgatcgagtgctaagctaacggaatgggtcaagtcaatcacatcattctcctaatgatatgatcccgttaatcaaatgacaactcatgtctatggctaagaaacataaccatctttgatcaacgagctagtcaagtagaggcatactagtgacactctgtttgtctatgtattcacacatgtatcaagtttccggttgatacaattctagcatgaatagtaaacatttatcatgatataaggaaataaataataactttattattgcctctagggcatatttccttcagtctcccacttgcactagagtcaataatctagttcacatcgccatgtgatttaatatcaatagttcacatcaccatgtgattaacacccatagttcacatcgtcatgtgaccaacacccaaagggtttactagagtcagtaatctagttcacatcgctatgtgattaacacccaaagagtactaaggtgtgatcatgttttgcttgtgagataattttagtcaacgggtctgtcacattcagatccgtaagtattttgcaaatttctatgtctacaatgctctgcacggagctactctagctaattgctcccactttcaatatatatctagaccgagacttagagtcatctagattagtgtcaaaacttgcatcgacgtaaccctttacgacgaaccttttgtcacttccataatcgagaaacatatccttattccactaaggctaattttgaccgctgtccagtgatctactcctagatcactattgtactcccttgccaaaattagtgtagggtatacaatagatctggtacacaacatggcatactttatagaacctatggccgaggcatagggaatgactttcattctttttctatcttctgccgtggtcgggctttgagtcttactcaatttcacaccttttaacacaggcaagaaactctttctttgactgttccatttcgaaccacttcaaaatcttgttaaggtatgtactcattgaaaaaacttatcaagcgtcttgatctatctctatagatcttgatgctcaatatgtaagcagcttcaccgaggtctttctttgaaaaactcttttcaaacactcctttatgctttgccgaataattctacattatttccgatcaacaatatgtcattcacatatacttatcagaaatgctgtagtgctcccactcactttcttgtaaatacaggcttcaccgcaagtctgtataaaactatatcctttgatcaacttatcaaagcgt
This window of the Triticum aestivum cultivar Chinese Spring chromosome 5D, IWGSC CS RefSeq v2.1, whole genome shotgun sequence genome carries:
- the LOC123120820 gene encoding ankyrin repeat-containing protein At2g01680, which produces MDLRHHAIQLSASPGSAAAATLPGDGGTMSSQLYLTVCGGKKEKAMALLRQHPSGIHHVSAERNTILHLAAEHGHDELIQELASFGDKSLLSSRNSALDAPLHCAARAGHDKVVSLLVQLAQDCGDEGTLWCKDEAGDTALHLAARLGHGAAVEAMVSVVPDLASEVNDAGVSPLYLAVMSRSVRAVRAITRCGDASAAGPSSQNALHAAVFQGSEMVRLLLEWKPCGPSLASQADGTGSTPLHFASSDGDLSIVRAILSAVPPSAVHMRDSGGLSALHVAAGMGHVRVAEALMKACPDAAELRDDRGGTFAHAAARGGHSKVVRLAIKKPTLHGILNTQDRDGNTALHLAVAARAPAVAEALMWKGKVRADVMNNEGQTPLDLAAKSTSFFSMVSLVATLDAFGAQSRPQRRDHVQQWNNHDITKAIEKTSDSLAVIAVLVAGVAFTAANNIPGSYEQDGNLKGMAVLQTKAIFKCFIILDSLALVTSVLAVVLLVYGKASRSAGSWKTFTAALHCLWLSLISMVLAFYAALAAVTSTRAVHDISYVIINGALCLMLAVVTHLVSPRVSYHTLWKYLWHQCGLKGRQGVIRRRIRQQYPVVGAFVRNLLLFRAVYYVLVPAGFVIVWALGDRAAREMKQLM